One Tolypothrix bouteillei VB521301 DNA window includes the following coding sequences:
- a CDS encoding P-loop NTPase fold protein: MSSTDAFALFAQARKQCPNPFKLETVVADKEVWGEVLTNLPSLNQHIDAKIYDAIYEVQQKYSNKIGISIKGDRGTGKSHVIHRIWKHIEQKGECVFAYIGPFSNPKRINSHVRFYLASSFSNQDINGVTQWQKLAAAAISTLKDTEFEERYHPYIERCNTPNDLKKYIEENLQKDKLLEFFDELTEAILEKKPNIDFHFLRAILFLVLKNKKDAQIALAWIKGEDNPEIKKVCLPEFPSEEKEEKSIWMIQQICRISEIASFPVVICFDQLDCAGTDSDCGDSPAETVAKCIDQIYFLCSNVILICCVISDTWREIEQMGSGIPDRVGQWLVTAKPPAAEQIVELVKLRLDWFYKKNNLNAHDYPDLHPFQEDQIKKIANEAAGVRSLMKWCAEQFEQIEGRRPPNPINRKKTEFLDTYNDLLNRIYIPIKDDDKLATIIACAMRMIPNGGTENVVVTEVLINNNSLHELHLTVCGYDCLHQRNVKIGVRVCETTTGNTFNAVIRRLLDYSKHGITRGCLVRSTDIPRNWKVGNQLKDQLVNQQGGEVVVLKRNEIKPLVAIQTIYEQAENYCFDKNEVINIVKELRLVADNPLICQILSAPV, translated from the coding sequence ATGTCGAGTACAGATGCATTTGCATTGTTTGCACAAGCGCGTAAACAATGCCCAAATCCTTTTAAACTAGAAACAGTCGTAGCTGACAAAGAGGTTTGGGGTGAGGTTCTGACTAATCTACCCAGCTTAAATCAACATATTGATGCAAAAATATATGATGCCATATATGAAGTTCAGCAAAAGTATTCTAACAAAATTGGAATTTCTATTAAGGGTGATAGAGGAACAGGGAAAAGTCATGTAATCCATCGCATATGGAAGCATATTGAACAAAAAGGTGAATGCGTATTTGCCTATATAGGTCCCTTTTCTAATCCCAAGCGCATTAACTCTCATGTACGTTTTTATCTAGCAAGTAGCTTCAGTAATCAGGATATAAATGGAGTAACCCAGTGGCAGAAGCTTGCTGCTGCTGCAATCAGTACTTTAAAAGATACAGAATTTGAGGAACGATACCATCCATATATTGAAAGATGCAATACTCCTAACGACTTAAAAAAGTACATTGAGGAAAATTTACAAAAAGATAAATTACTAGAATTTTTTGATGAGTTAACTGAAGCAATATTAGAGAAAAAACCTAACATTGATTTCCATTTTTTGAGAGCGATACTATTTTTAGTATTAAAAAACAAAAAAGATGCTCAAATTGCCTTAGCTTGGATTAAAGGTGAAGATAACCCAGAAATTAAGAAAGTATGTTTACCCGAATTTCCATCTGAAGAAAAAGAGGAAAAATCTATCTGGATGATTCAGCAAATATGCCGAATCTCTGAAATTGCATCATTTCCCGTAGTGATTTGCTTCGATCAATTAGATTGTGCTGGAACTGATAGTGATTGTGGAGATAGTCCAGCAGAAACTGTTGCTAAGTGTATCGATCAAATTTACTTTTTATGTAGTAATGTAATTCTCATTTGCTGTGTTATCAGCGATACATGGCGTGAAATTGAGCAGATGGGAAGTGGTATTCCAGACCGAGTGGGTCAATGGTTAGTTACTGCTAAGCCACCTGCTGCTGAACAAATCGTAGAACTGGTCAAACTAAGACTGGATTGGTTTTACAAGAAAAATAATCTTAATGCTCACGACTATCCCGATTTACACCCTTTTCAAGAAGACCAAATTAAAAAGATAGCGAATGAAGCTGCTGGTGTGCGTTCCTTAATGAAATGGTGTGCCGAGCAATTTGAACAAATAGAGGGGAGACGACCACCAAATCCAATAAATAGGAAAAAAACAGAATTTTTGGATACCTACAATGATTTACTGAACCGAATTTATATTCCTATAAAAGATGATGACAAATTAGCAACAATTATTGCCTGTGCTATGAGAATGATTCCTAATGGAGGTACGGAAAATGTCGTCGTTACTGAAGTTCTAATAAATAATAATTCATTACACGAGCTGCATTTAACAGTTTGTGGCTACGATTGTCTTCATCAACGTAATGTCAAGATAGGAGTGAGAGTTTGTGAAACTACTACTGGTAACACATTTAACGCGGTTATTAGAAGACTACTAGATTATAGTAAACATGGAATAACTCGTGGCTGTTTGGTGCGTTCTACCGACATTCCTCGTAATTGGAAAGTTGGAAACCAATTAAAAGATCAACTTGTTAATCAGCAAGGCGGTGAAGTAGTTGTTTTAAAAAGGAATGAGATTAAGCCTCTTGTAGCAATACAAACAATTTATGAACAAGCTGAAAACTACTGCTTTGATAAAAATGAAGTTATTAACATTGTGAAAGAGTTAAGGCTAGTTGCTGATAATCCACTAATTTGTCAAATTCTAAGTGCGCCAGTGTAA
- a CDS encoding SDR family oxidoreductase has product MSSLQGKVAIVTGSSRGIGRAIAERLGRDGAKVVVTYAGYQNKAEEVVSAIEASGSEAIAVQLNVREIEDVRSLFRKTLDRFGKLDILVNNAAGKNIFQPTAEMTEEEYNSMFDITRGVYFALQEAAKHMADGGRIISISTSGTAMAIPTGGAYAGSKAAIEQFSAGLAKELGVRGITVNTVSPGVTGTDGLVLEQAQVEQLIAQTPLGRLGQPADIADVVAMLISEDARWITGQHIRANGGIV; this is encoded by the coding sequence ATGTCATCTTTGCAAGGAAAAGTCGCTATTGTCACCGGTTCATCACGCGGGATTGGAAGAGCAATTGCTGAACGTTTAGGACGAGATGGAGCAAAAGTAGTCGTCACCTACGCCGGATATCAGAATAAGGCGGAGGAAGTTGTCTCAGCGATTGAAGCAAGTGGTTCAGAGGCAATTGCTGTACAACTCAACGTCAGAGAAATTGAAGACGTTCGCAGCCTCTTTCGGAAAACACTAGATCGTTTCGGTAAGTTAGACATACTGGTAAACAATGCTGCCGGAAAAAATATTTTCCAACCCACTGCTGAGATGACTGAAGAAGAATATAATAGTATGTTCGATATCACCAGAGGCGTTTACTTTGCTCTGCAAGAAGCAGCAAAGCATATGGCAGATGGAGGTCGGATTATCAGTATTTCTACTAGTGGCACAGCGATGGCTATTCCAACAGGAGGTGCCTATGCAGGTAGTAAAGCAGCGATCGAGCAATTTAGTGCAGGATTAGCAAAAGAACTGGGTGTACGTGGAATTACGGTAAATACTGTATCTCCGGGAGTCACAGGCACCGACGGTTTGGTCTTGGAGCAAGCACAGGTCGAGCAGTTGATTGCACAAACACCTCTTGGGCGGCTTGGACAGCCTGCTGATATTGCTGATGTAGTAGCTATGCTAATTTCAGAGGATGCACGCTGGATAACGGGACAGCATATTCGAGCTAACGGCGGTATTGTGTGA
- a CDS encoding aspartyl protease: MIQGMFGEQGQLFFEIELLNTDCLNLPVDAMLDTGFTGFLAMNKQDLESFDWDFIRKEKMQTAQGESRFDIYAGKVLLDGQAYEVPVCAGEELTEVLLGSEWLKILPLTANYQAEILTLG; the protein is encoded by the coding sequence ATGATTCAAGGTATGTTTGGCGAACAAGGACAGCTATTTTTTGAAATTGAATTGCTGAATACAGATTGTTTGAACTTGCCTGTGGATGCTATGTTAGATACTGGTTTCACAGGCTTTCTAGCAATGAACAAACAAGATCTGGAGAGCTTTGATTGGGATTTTATACGTAAAGAAAAAATGCAAACCGCACAGGGAGAATCAAGGTTTGATATTTACGCAGGCAAAGTACTTTTAGATGGACAAGCATATGAAGTTCCTGTTTGTGCAGGTGAAGAACTGACGGAAGTTTTGTTGGGTTCAGAGTGGCTCAAGATTCTACCCTTAACTGCTAATTATCAAGCAGAAATACTGACGTTGGGATAA
- a CDS encoding DUF6174 domain-containing protein, with amino-acid sequence MALPPTEAQLVQTVENPKQQNANNSEELARNQKLWNTQEVLNYRYTLTKNCFCTSDARGPVIVEVGNGTTTSVTSVNADGSVNRQLFDKYDTIPKLFDAIEDAITRNADSLKVEYDPTFGYPTQINIDYSSQMADEELFLTIENFTKSANSSRANIFKLSGAFVEVTYSDTSILGGPQLNYRDNNINRTFMGEAIRVRETELGQLITVTLEAVPDLRTVTFTLILPLVKLNTVSETIRIRVPSITTTTRTTIAGPGAGAEKTYKAIDLRGTAQFVVS; translated from the coding sequence ATGGCTCTTCCACCGACAGAAGCACAACTTGTACAAACAGTAGAAAATCCCAAGCAACAAAATGCCAACAACTCTGAAGAACTCGCGAGAAATCAAAAATTATGGAACACACAAGAAGTTCTCAACTACCGCTACACGCTTACCAAGAATTGTTTTTGTACAAGTGATGCTAGAGGACCCGTGATTGTAGAGGTTGGTAATGGTACCACCACTTCCGTGACTTCCGTAAATGCCGATGGATCGGTTAATCGCCAGTTGTTTGATAAGTACGATACAATTCCCAAACTCTTTGATGCGATCGAAGATGCAATTACACGTAATGCAGATAGCCTTAAGGTAGAATATGACCCTACTTTTGGCTACCCAACTCAAATTAATATAGATTACAGCAGCCAAATGGCTGATGAGGAACTGTTTCTCACAATTGAAAATTTCACCAAGTCTGCAAATTCTAGTAGAGCCAATATTTTTAAACTGAGTGGGGCTTTTGTTGAGGTAACTTACTCGGACACAAGTATTCTAGGAGGTCCGCAACTAAACTATCGTGACAACAATATCAATCGTACCTTCATGGGAGAGGCAATTCGCGTTCGCGAGACAGAGCTCGGTCAGTTAATTACAGTCACTTTAGAAGCAGTTCCCGATTTACGTACAGTTACGTTTACCTTAATCCTGCCATTGGTTAAGCTGAATACTGTATCTGAAACTATTCGCATTCGAGTCCCGAGTATCACAACCACGACTCGTACTACCATTGCAGGTCCTGGCGCTGGTGCAGAGAAAACCTATAAAGCGATCGATCTTAGAGGAACTGCTCAATTTGTTGTTTCGTAG
- a CDS encoding response regulator transcription factor: MRILIVEDDDRIAKPVAEDLKHQHYVVDVACDGIEGWEYSQSTQYDLILLDLMLPKLDGISLCKRLRAAKCNSLILMMTARDTTADKVIGLDAGADDYLVKPFELEELAARIRALFRRIPETRQPVLVHGNLKLDPSSCTATYLDNLLSLTPKEYMILECFMRNPSQVLTRSVILNKLWSFDKFSGEDTVKTHIKNLRKKLKDAGGSESLIETVYGIGYRLSDVKIEAVD; encoded by the coding sequence ATGAGAATTTTAATTGTGGAAGACGACGATCGCATTGCCAAACCCGTTGCAGAAGATTTGAAACACCAGCATTACGTAGTCGATGTAGCCTGTGATGGAATAGAGGGTTGGGAATACTCGCAATCTACCCAATACGATCTTATTTTATTAGATTTGATGTTACCTAAACTAGATGGAATTAGTTTATGTAAACGTTTGCGTGCTGCTAAATGCAATTCTCTCATCTTGATGATGACAGCACGAGATACCACTGCAGATAAAGTAATTGGGTTAGATGCGGGTGCTGATGATTATTTAGTTAAACCATTTGAATTAGAAGAATTAGCAGCACGAATCCGAGCTTTATTTCGGAGAATTCCAGAAACTCGTCAACCAGTATTAGTTCATGGCAATCTAAAACTCGATCCTAGTAGTTGTACTGCGACTTATCTAGATAACTTACTCTCACTTACACCTAAAGAATATATGATATTAGAATGTTTTATGAGAAATCCCAGTCAAGTTTTAACTCGTTCTGTAATTCTAAACAAATTGTGGAGTTTCGACAAATTTTCTGGAGAAGATACAGTAAAAACTCACATAAAAAACTTGCGTAAAAAGTTGAAAGATGCAGGAGGTTCTGAAAGCTTGATTGAAACAGTATATGGTATTGGATACCGTTTATCTGACGTAAAAATAGAGGCTGTAGATTAG
- a CDS encoding DUF1802 family protein → MSSPIINGIQLPAFDVEMLSLGKLIVVPFVQFQKEGRAFWLYPSQNLPLNLSLEEYYQPEYLNRAKSVFAKYKTHPFHIQAWARCEQHWRINSEQKHFLSKIARATVWNLNALELMFDQYQVIKMLILRVYRLSTPCIINSPTDPGAFFWPKPEDSITTVCESNTPVLYKTSFNKRKALLVVGKDYEYTSLEIFQFQCEEILDKNPEVQQLNYDIKQILGWTSEPPSRILNTNLNWINDIAALGDRSKEHDEGRSNYQAGTDFENIVRKSLEFLGFTVDYFHKGGAGGVDVFCSKPYPLVGECKAGKKIPNPTAVQLLNLGTLRLKSPELFKQSAKLIIGPGEPTTQLKDAAIIHGMAIINPKTLEQLVKLHSNYPGSVDLFKLKEHLKPGSADDEIEKYIQLVYKTIKLRSHLVQLVKKHQENTGDNNVEVATLFGAYGYSNPPQSITREEMHEILLELSSPLTGYLGRIKGSDWKSDRFYFLRDLPIVYSVS, encoded by the coding sequence ATGAGTAGCCCGATTATTAATGGAATTCAACTGCCAGCTTTTGATGTAGAAATGCTGAGCTTGGGTAAATTAATTGTAGTACCTTTTGTCCAATTTCAAAAGGAAGGCAGAGCATTTTGGCTATATCCTAGTCAAAATCTTCCTTTGAATCTAAGCTTGGAGGAATACTATCAGCCTGAGTATCTAAATAGGGCTAAAAGTGTATTTGCTAAATATAAAACGCATCCATTTCATATTCAAGCTTGGGCGCGTTGTGAACAGCACTGGCGGATCAATTCTGAACAAAAGCATTTTTTATCTAAAATTGCACGAGCAACAGTTTGGAACTTGAATGCTTTGGAACTTATGTTTGACCAATACCAGGTTATAAAAATGTTGATATTACGAGTTTATCGCTTATCAACTCCTTGTATTATTAACTCTCCAACAGATCCTGGTGCTTTCTTCTGGCCTAAACCTGAAGACTCAATAACTACTGTATGTGAAAGTAATACTCCAGTACTTTACAAGACAAGTTTTAATAAGCGTAAAGCTTTATTGGTAGTAGGGAAAGATTATGAATATACAAGTCTTGAAATTTTCCAGTTTCAATGTGAGGAGATTTTAGACAAAAATCCAGAGGTTCAACAGCTAAATTATGATATTAAGCAAATATTGGGTTGGACGAGTGAACCGCCTAGTCGAATATTAAATACGAACTTGAATTGGATAAACGATATTGCAGCACTGGGCGATCGCAGCAAAGAGCACGATGAAGGCAGAAGTAATTATCAAGCAGGAACAGACTTTGAAAACATAGTCCGTAAAAGCCTGGAATTCTTGGGATTTACAGTTGATTATTTTCACAAAGGTGGCGCTGGGGGTGTAGATGTTTTTTGTTCAAAACCCTATCCTCTTGTTGGAGAGTGTAAAGCAGGTAAAAAAATCCCCAATCCTACGGCAGTACAATTACTCAATTTAGGAACCCTACGTTTAAAAAGTCCAGAACTATTTAAGCAATCAGCTAAATTAATCATCGGTCCTGGAGAACCCACGACTCAATTAAAAGATGCAGCAATAATACATGGTATGGCAATTATTAATCCAAAAACTTTAGAGCAATTAGTAAAGTTGCACAGTAATTATCCCGGTTCAGTAGATTTATTTAAGCTTAAAGAACATCTGAAACCGGGCTCTGCTGATGATGAAATTGAAAAATATATTCAACTAGTATATAAAACAATTAAATTGCGCTCTCATCTCGTACAACTTGTCAAAAAACACCAAGAAAACACGGGCGATAACAATGTTGAGGTTGCAACTCTGTTTGGAGCTTATGGTTACTCCAATCCACCTCAAAGCATAACTCGTGAAGAAATGCACGAAATTTTACTGGAGCTTTCCTCACCACTAACAGGGTATTTAGGGCGAATAAAAGGCAGTGATTGGAAAAGCGATCGCTTTTACTTCCTGCGAGACTTACCAATAGTTTATAGCGTTTCCTAG
- a CDS encoding winged helix-turn-helix transcriptional regulator: MSEQTEGTVFVQTTLKVLGGKWKILILWHLKDRARRFSELKRLIPEITEKMLIQQLRELEKDAIVNRNIYSDVPPKVEYSFTDYGRSLEPVLSALCKWGEEHFKRLNR, translated from the coding sequence ATGTCAGAACAGACGGAAGGTACCGTGTTTGTGCAAACCACGCTCAAAGTTTTGGGCGGTAAGTGGAAGATTTTGATTTTGTGGCACTTGAAAGATCGAGCAAGACGCTTCAGTGAACTCAAGCGATTAATACCTGAAATCACAGAGAAAATGCTAATACAACAACTTCGCGAACTGGAAAAAGATGCGATTGTGAATCGGAACATTTATTCGGATGTGCCTCCTAAAGTTGAGTATTCGTTTACTGATTACGGTAGAAGTCTCGAACCTGTTTTAAGCGCACTCTGCAAATGGGGTGAGGAACATTTCAAACGGCTTAATCGGTAG